The following is a genomic window from Trachemys scripta elegans isolate TJP31775 chromosome 16, CAS_Tse_1.0, whole genome shotgun sequence.
AACTCGCCATAGGCCATCTGCACCAAAGTACAGACCTctcccacttgagctaaaggagtggCTTCtttagccagcagcagcaggaggctgttgTCCTCTGTGGTCCAGCCATTTTACAAGCCTCAGGCAAAACCCCAGGAACACCAAGGATATGGTCTAATAACGCATGGCAGCTTGGGAGGAGTTACGGCCCAGATGCACAGAAGTATTTAGGCTCCGCACGTCCATTGAAAGCACTGAAAGCTAGGAACCCAGCTACTTGTGTTCATCGGGGCCTGTCACCACCCCCTCCATGCTCCCACTGCACCAGGCGCATCCAGTCTGCCCCTGAGATGTCAACACTCCCGGTTGTTTCAGACACAGCATACAGCTGTCTTTTCCTGTCCCCTCACAGCTGAACGCTCTCGAGAGCCGGGAAGAGTTCCTGCTGCCTAGGCAGCCGAACCGGCTTTCCCAGAAGGTAAGTTGTCTCCAAGGGGCTGAGCTCAGCCAGAAAACCACGGAGTCAGCAGAGCCGAACGGCCCCACAAAGGAAGCGCTTGTTCTGCATTCCCCGGGTCATGCTGGGCTGGTTCTGCTTATGTTTGCATCACGCCCCTGGGGGTGATTGTAAGTGGCGTGAAGTTTACAGCTTGTGTTTGCTGAGAACTGCCAGAGCAGGGGACGCTTACAGCTCAGGTCCAGCACTGGCCCCAAGTCAACAGGCCCCATTTGCCATTCACACCGGAGCGACTCTCTTGAGCCAGTCCCTCAGCTGGAGTAGATCAGcacagttccactgacttcagtgcagcaaTTGCCAGCCGAGAATCAGGCCCCCGTGGCTTCAGGGGACTTGCTCCCAATGTACAGCTGCATACGTGAGCACAGAACCACGCCCAGTAGGTTCTCTTGCACCTGTTTACGACCCGCTAGTAGGTGGCTTGTGGCAGTCAGACTTGGCTACACCTGGGCATGCAGGCGGAGGAACGAGCGGCTGGgatcagagggcctgattcttctcttgcttacaccagggtaaaccaggagtaactttGTTAAAGACAGTAGagatacaccagtgtaaaactggtgtgagaccAGAACTATGCTCTCTGGGTCTAACCATTGTCTTCTCCTTGTGcggtcatttacaccagtgcaaacagTGCAGAGGGGGTACAAAATGTTGTCTGAGTCAGTAGCATTTCACACCCCTTTTGCACTAGTGTGAATGACTGCACGGGCGCAGGGCAGTGGCAAATCAGGCCCAGGCTTTGGCTTTTCAGCTAAATGTCTCAACCGCCTGCCTGTCTCCATTTTGTTCTCTCTTTCTGCCCCCAGTACCCGCGCCGTGCCCTGCTGGCTGTGATCCTGGTGGGTGTGCTCTTGGCCGGGGTTCTCACTCATCTCCTAGTTTTTCCGTTCGGATCCCCTTTGGGAAGAGAGAAAGTGGGGCAGGATCCAGACAACACGTGCAGTGACCCTTGCAGGTGAGTGACTCTTCTGAGCATGGGTTTTTTAATGATTGCACGGCCGGGCGTCTCGGCCTTTGCTCACTAGCAATCCCCAGCCATCTGCTCGGTTTCTCCCATGGCGTGCTCTGCCAGAGTACGGGGCAGCCTACCCCAGGATCCTTTGCACCCAAGTATTAATGCTCTCAGAGCAGGCCCAGTTCACTGCTGTCCTGTACCTTGGGCAGTCCTGTACACACCAGTGCAACATGCCATCCTTGGGCCCCACCCCACTGTGCACGGCTGTAAGTGACGGTCGGAGGCTGTGATGAGCTGGGCCCGACGTGGACCAGCTCAGAGGTGATCGGCGTTGTCGTCCCTGGTAGGATTGTGCTGGTGGAAAGCATCCCCGAGGGAATGGTGTACGAAGCCAACAGCACGGTGAACCCGTCCACTTTTCAGGCCTGGAAGAACCTGATCGGAGGTGCTAAGAGCAGCTTGGACATCTCCTCTTTCTATTGGACCCTGACAAACGATGACACGCACACTCAGGAAGCCACGGCTGACCAAGTAAATAGCAAAAACTTAATTAGGGGCTGGATCCTGCCAGGGCCGGATCCCGcctcgggctccagcctgggagTCGACCTGCTAGAGTCAGTGGAACTGCTCCCCTGCTCAGCGTGGGCTCACAGGCTTTGCTGGACGGGGCCAGAACACTCCTCAGCCTGCAGGCTGGCGCTCCCAGGGCTGGCGCCAATGGGACTCCCTTGTAGTGTAATTTACCGGAATACGCTGTACTGACCTAACTCCATCACTTCCGAACCCGCGTGTAGAAAAGTGCCGAGACTCCTCTTGGTACCCCTggattcattcattcactctgaCACCCCTGTGTCCCTCAGCGAGGGCAGGAAACCACAATCGAATCAGCTGAATCCATCCCCAAATTAGCGTCTAATTACCAAACTAGTACCgggttcctcttcccaggccATCAAGGAAGCCAGTTAGGGAAGGCTGTTGAGTGGAACATTGATTTGCCAGAGCTCAAGCCTCCTTTTGCAAAGCCTCTTTCATGGCTTTGGTTAGATCAGAGCGGGTCATGCTGACTCAGATCCTAGCAGAGAAAAGAGACAGGGCCAGACTGGAAGCAGATGCAGTGAGTCCGCCCCGGGAGCTGGGAAGGCAAGCCCaatgcccagcccctgccccatgcaGAGAGACCAGCACGAGTCAGGGGTGAATTTCCCCTAGTCAGTGTGATGCCCATGGGGCTGCGTGTATCGGCACATGGCCGGATGAATCATGCCCACTTTGAGCTGGTGAGAAGGCAGAAAGCCCCTCCTCTGGGCTTACTGGCGTTTGTAACTCCTCTTTTAAAAACAGGGTGAAGAAATCCTGGCAGAACTGCTGCAGCTACCCCAGCGAGGCATCTCGGTGAGAATCGCAGTCAGCAGCCCGTCCTCGAAGCAGCCCCCGGATGACCTGCAAGCGCTGGAGCAGAGCGGTGAGATTCCTGAGTGTCGGGGGCCCAACTCGAGACCCACTGATGGGGCCGGATTTCCAGAAAGAGccgagcacccaccctctgaaaatcagccccttcaTGGTGCTACACTTTGGGGACCCTAAATTCACTAGGCACTTTTGAATATCTTGGCTGTTCTCCCACCAAAGCAGCCTGCTTAGCCCCATCAGTGGAAGGGACCGGGACACAGGCGGTCTGGCCTAGTGGTTacagctgggctgaggtctgCCCACCAGGGACAGGCGTCGCAGGACTCACAAGGCTGGATCCCATAAACAAGAGTCAGGCCGGGGTCGAAGACCAGAGATCAGGGGAAGTCTGGCACTGCAGCAGGCCATGGCCCATGTGGTTGCCCAGACAAGTTCCTGGGCCAGCCCCTGGGATTAAGTAGGGGCAtgtggccaatcagagggccgcAGGGTACTGTCACTCGGGGTCTCTTGGGCGGTACTTCCTGTGGCACTGGAGACCCAGGTCCTAGTCCCCGAGTCCTTACAATCGGGGTTCAGGAGCAGCCCTCTGATAACGAACCACTGGGCACCGCCTGGCCGTGTCACAAGAGGCTCTGCAGAAGACACCCGGGGAATCCGGAAACAGCTCCCCAGGGCCCCCTCTGGCCGGTTTGGCGCCTGTGCGGCTCTCTGAAGGGACCGTTCCTATTCCGGGACCTGGGCGTGAAAGAGCTCCATGTCCTTTACAAACCCTAGGGGCTGCTGTCCGCAAAGTCAACATGCACAGGCTGACTGGCGGGGTGCTGCACACCAAGTTCTGGATCGTTGACAAGACCCACGTCTATCTCGGCAGCGCTAACATGGACTGGCGTTCCCTCACCCAGGTAAACACCTCCTAGGGGCAAGAGGGTCTTCGCCCGAGCTGGGGTGCCACATAGGCTTGTGCCTTTGATGGGCTATTCTCCATCTGGGGTCGTCAGAAGAAGCCCTGCTTGAGTGGACAGGCGCTGGGCAGGCTCTGAGCTAGGACTAAGGCGGGACCAGTCTGGGATGTAGGGAAAGCTGAGGGAGCGTCGCTTAGTGCTGAGAGTAGGAACTGGTTGCCAGGAActggtcccagctctgctactgacttgggGCCCTGTCTGGCAATGAGCGGCACGGAGCCTGACCCCATACAGaccccattgaggtcaatggccaGGGGAGGAGCCAGCCACATGGGCCTCGCTGTGGAACTGGGGTGTTGGTCTCTAACATCTAGGATTCTTCATGCCCAAGCCTGCGGGGGCTGGGAATCCTGGGGGCTGCCGAAGACCCTTCCTCAGGAAAATCAAAGCATCTCTGTAGCAAAGTGCCCAGGGCTGAAGGTCAGACCTGCTGCGTATGGCCCCTCGGAGAGAGGCGGTGTAGCCTGATGGAAATGTTATTTCCAcgcctggggccaggagcagtttggactggctccagccccacttTGATTGGCTGTTCTTCATCTGGGGCTGTCAGAATGAGCCCAGCAGAGACACTGGCAAGGCCAGCGCTGTCGCTCTGATTCTTTGGGGCGCTCAGGTACTGTGGTGCCAATGAGAACCTAGAGAGATTAGCTAgagaggaaggggggggaaggagtcCCCAGGGGCTCTGAAACCTCCAGCTAAAGAAATCCGTGGCTTACACAACCACGGCGCTGGGAATTCCTCATGCCAGCCGGCTGCACGTGACAGGGAGTTCTGGGTTGCTTGTCCCGCAGGTGAAGGAGCTGGGCGCGGCTGTCTACAACTGCAGCTGCTTGGCCAAGGACTTAGGGAAGATGTTTGAAGCCTACTGGGTTCTGGGGGTGCCGGACGCCTCCATTCCATCGCCCTGGCCGGCCAATTACTCCACCACGTACAACAAGGAGACGCCTCTGGAGGTGCAGCTGAACGGGACAGATGCCAGCGTGTACCTTTCTGTAAGTCGAGGTACCTCAGGGTAACCCTCTTCTGCCCCTTCTTATTGGTTTCATGAAGGAGTTGCCATAACCAAACAGACCCTTGTTCTGGTCAGTCACCTCGCCtcctacagtggccaataccTGCTGCTTCAAAGTGAGTTCAAGCCCCCTGGGGTGCACCTGACCAGTCAGGGAGTGTTGCACATGGAAGGAAAATTTCCTTCCCGACCATGCAGCCGTCAGCTTGACCCCTCTCTGTGCTGTGCCCAGAGCTCCCCGCCAGCCTTGTGTGCCGAGGGACGGACGGAGGACCTCCATGCGCTGCTCGGCGTCATCGACGACGCCAGCCAGTTCGT
Proteins encoded in this region:
- the PLD3 gene encoding 5'-3' exonuclease PLD3 isoform X1 yields the protein MEPGPEVGRLEGGRGSTPGKEGWCLLPTARAVCAAAGAGAKGRGTQPEGAWEPLLLQVCWFVLLLHHSTLGLRGSGKMKLSVTPKKLNALESREEFLLPRQPNRLSQKYPRRALLAVILVGVLLAGVLTHLLVFPFGSPLGREKVGQDPDNTCSDPCRIVLVESIPEGMVYEANSTVNPSTFQAWKNLIGGAKSSLDISSFYWTLTNDDTHTQEATADQGEEILAELLQLPQRGISVRIAVSSPSSKQPPDDLQALEQSGAAVRKVNMHRLTGGVLHTKFWIVDKTHVYLGSANMDWRSLTQVKELGAAVYNCSCLAKDLGKMFEAYWVLGVPDASIPSPWPANYSTTYNKETPLEVQLNGTDASVYLSSSPPALCAEGRTEDLHALLGVIDDASQFVHIAVMSYLPTMEFSHPRRYWPTIDNHLRKAAYERQVHIRLLIGCWEHSKPAMFPFLKSLAAMQDNRTQYSVEVRLFTVPANETQAEIPYARVNHNKYMVTDKVAYIGTSNWSGDYFVRTAGSALVVNQSDTNAQGELTVREQLQAVFERDWNSKYSRDISTLGQWEDICRGH
- the PLD3 gene encoding 5'-3' exonuclease PLD3 isoform X2; the protein is MEPGPEVGRLEGGRGSTPGKEGWCLLPTARAVCAAAGAGAKGRGTQPEGAWEPLQVCWFVLLLHHSTLGLRGSGKMKLSVTPKKLNALESREEFLLPRQPNRLSQKYPRRALLAVILVGVLLAGVLTHLLVFPFGSPLGREKVGQDPDNTCSDPCRIVLVESIPEGMVYEANSTVNPSTFQAWKNLIGGAKSSLDISSFYWTLTNDDTHTQEATADQGEEILAELLQLPQRGISVRIAVSSPSSKQPPDDLQALEQSGAAVRKVNMHRLTGGVLHTKFWIVDKTHVYLGSANMDWRSLTQVKELGAAVYNCSCLAKDLGKMFEAYWVLGVPDASIPSPWPANYSTTYNKETPLEVQLNGTDASVYLSSSPPALCAEGRTEDLHALLGVIDDASQFVHIAVMSYLPTMEFSHPRRYWPTIDNHLRKAAYERQVHIRLLIGCWEHSKPAMFPFLKSLAAMQDNRTQYSVEVRLFTVPANETQAEIPYARVNHNKYMVTDKVAYIGTSNWSGDYFVRTAGSALVVNQSDTNAQGELTVREQLQAVFERDWNSKYSRDISTLGQWEDICRGH